ACCTCACCATTGTCACACTAAAGGAAacgttttaaagttttaaaagtcaCTGATTCTATTGTTGATACAATCTTAAGTAGAATTTTGCGTTGAAAGTTAACTAAACCAACATTTTCTTGATCACAGGTGTAAAACTAAAACAACTATGCAACAACGGATCATGCGAAGACATCGGCAACTCCCATCGCTGCCACTGCTTAGACGGCTACACCGGCTCATACTGTCAGAAGGAAATCAACGAGTGTGACTCCGCCCCTTGTCAAAACGGAGCAGTCTGCAAAGACTTAGTAGGAACCTACCAGTGTCAGTGCGCTAAAGGTTTCCAAGGACAAAATTGTGAACTAAACGTAAATGACTGCTTGCCAAACCCTTGCCAGAATGGAGGTACTTGCCACGATTTGATCAACAACTTCTCTTGTTCTTGTCCTTTCGGAACTCTTGGCAAGATTTGTGAGATAAATGTCAACGATTGTATGCAAGATGCTTGTCATAATAATGGAACTTGTATTGATAAAGTTGGTGGTTTTGAGTGCAAGTGTCCACCAGGATTCGTCGGACCACGGTGTGAAGGAGATATCAATGAGTGTCTTTCAAACCCTTGCTCTATACCCGGCACTCAAGATTGCGTGCAACTCGTCAACGATTACCACTGTAACTGCAAGCTTGGATACATGGGAAGACACTGCGATGCCAAAGTCAACTTCTGCGCGAATTCGCCTTGTCAAAACGGCGGAGTTTGCAAAGCTGCTACTGCTATCCAAGGCGGACACAAGTGTCTTTGCAGCGACGGGTATTACGGCAAAAACTGCGAGTATTCAGGCTATGCGTGCGATTCGAACCCGTGTCAGAACGGTGGATACTGTCACACGTCGGAAATAGGAGGATATGTGTGTGACTGTCCATCAGGTCTATCTGGAGTTAATTGTGAGATTGATTCAATGAATGAGTGTCTCAGCAACCCTTGCAAACATCCTGAAGCTAGATGCATTGATAAGCCTGGAGATTACTTATGTTATTGCCCAAGACAATGGACGGGTAAGAGCTGTGATATCCACGATCCTCATTCCAGAGGCGGCTACGGAAGCCCTGTCAATGGAGGATTCAGTTCTAAAAACCCTAGCTTGACCTTCGAAGAATTAGATCTGGCATTCCAACGCGAACAGTGTGTGAAGAAAGGCTGTAAAGAAAAGCGCGGAGATCATCATTGCGATGAGGAATGTAATACTTACGCTTGCGATTTTGACGGCAATGACTGCACATTAGGCATTAACCCTTGGGCAAACTGTACCGCTCCGATCAAATGCTGGGAAGTGTTCATGGATGGTGAATGTAATGAAGTATGCAACACACAAGCTTGCTTGTTCGACGGTAGGGACTGTCAAAAGTCTTTACAACGTTGCAACCCGATCTACGACGCGTATTGTCAGAAACATTACGCAAACGGCCACTGTGACTACGGATGTAACAACGCGGAATGTAACTGGGACGGTCTGGATTGCGAGAACGAACCACCACATCTAGCAGAAGGAGTCATGTCAGTAACACTGCTTATGGACATGAGGACGTTCAAAGAAAACTCAGTAGCTTTCCTAAGAGATCTAGGACATACGCTACGAACAACTGTAGTGATAAAGAAGGACCATTTAGGCAATGATTTGGTGAAAGAAAAGGGACAGTCGGGAGTGCAAGTTTATTTAGAAATTGATAATAGAAAATGTACGACGTCGGAGTCTGAATGTTTCTTCACCGCTAAAGAGGCTGCTGAGTTCTTGGCGGCCACAGCGTCAAAGCATTCCTTATCTCCTGACTTCCCAATCATGCAGATTCAAGGGATGAGCCCGCCTGAAATCGACGATATAGCAACCAACTCTAAATATGTATTCATTGGAGTTATACTGGTATTATTAGCTGGTTTATTAATAGGTGTGTTAGTAACAGCGCAGAGAAAACGCGCGGCCGGTATAACATGGTTCCCTGAAGGTTTCATTCGGAATAATTCTTCGACGAGACGGCATTCTCGTCGTCGAGTGCCGGATGGACAGGAAATGAGGAATTTGAACAAGGGATCGATTGGTTGTATTGACGTTGATATCAATGGTGGTCATATGGGGCCTCCTCATCATTGGTCTGATGAGGACGATGATGGGTCAGCTCCTCCGAGGGCGAAGCGGGCGAGAGGTCCGGGAGACGCGAACGGCGCGCCAGGGGGTTACGCGTCAGACCACACGGCTATCACGGACTATGAGGAAGCTGGGCATGACTCGAGGGTATGGACACAACAACATCTGGATGCGGCTGATATCAGAGTACCGCCGAGCATGATGACGCCACCGGCTATTGTGAGTATTGTaacttacctacttttattatttgtactgaTATTGCGTACATTAACGTTCGAGTATTCTTCGAGGAATATTCGGAATAGTATCTCGCTAAGGTGCCTTTCAGGTTGTTATTACCTGATGGCTTTAACATTCCTGTAAAGATCAAACACCTGGTTTGATTCCAAGTGAAAGCAATATTTTCCGTCCCAAACAAATTTATCAAGTTTTGTTCTTATTAGTAAACATAATAGCTGTAAATAAGCTACTTAAAACATCAAATCACACGTTTAATAACTCTATTTTCCCTCCACAGCACGACAGTCACGGCGTAGAAGTCGACGCTCGCGGTCCGCTCGGAATGACGCCACTGATGGTAGCTGCCGTCCGCGGCGGCGGGCTGGACGCGGGGTCTGACGCCGAGGACGAACAGACGGCACATATCATCGCTGACCTCGTGGCGCAAGGAGCGCAGCTCAATGCCGCTATGGATAAGACTGGGGAGACTAGCTTGCATTTAGCGGCCAGGTAAGATATTAGTagtgttttttaattttgtattaagccagaatgtatttagaagaatagAACAGTTGTTATAcaattgaacattttaatagaatttattgTCATTCTACTTTTGATTTCTCTACCGCTGTATTGCAATTTGTTCACCCTGGTCGTCGTGACTGAccctttttttaaagataaaatacaaTACTATCTTCGTCCCCACTAGAGGACTATAAAGTGCCAGCTTTCAGTTTTGTGTGCAAATAACCTAATGCTACCTTATCTGTTTATGATTTACTTACAAACCttataaatcttaatatttacataatacaatattactGTCTACCACAATATCTAACACTACATTCCCCCACAGATACGCCCGCGCGGACGCCGCCAAGCGCCTCTTAGACGCGGGCGCGGACGCCAACTCTCAGGACAACACGGGCCGCACGCCGTTGCACGCCGCCGTTGCTGCTGACGCCATGGGAGTCTTCCAGATACTACTGAGGAACAGAGCTACCAACCTTAATGCGAGGATGCATGATGGGACTACACCGCTTATATTGGCTGCTAGGTAAGGAAGCTTTTCAAAAGACCAATTTTTGATGGTATTATCACAATAACGCCACGATTAGGATGTATAGTGTATGTCCAAAATTAAGTGGTTCCAAACTGACTTTATAGTtaagtttatgaaaaatatgcGTCGACAATTGACACGTTACATGTTATGTGAGCGATAgttctttgaaattatttcaagaTGTTTCTGTGTGCGTATCTAAACACTCATTGTGTAAGGAATGAACAAGGAGAAGAACTcaaaaatccaaaaatattCGGCAAATTTTACCTATTTTGATGTCAAAGCATCTTGATACCTCATAGAACTAGTTAAGAATTCGGTAAATGTTGTTTTACCTAACAAAgcttaatttttcattttctaatGCTTAAATCTATTTGCTCACAGGCTAGCCATAGAAGGCATGGTGGAGGACCTTATCAACGCGGACGCGGATATCAACGCGGCGGACAACAGCGGCAAGACGGCGCTGCACTGGGCCGCCGCCGTCAACAATATTGATGCGGTTAACGTACTGCTAGCTCACGGCGCTAATAGAGACGCGCAGGATGATAAGGTGAGGGAATAAttatatgaacaaaaaaatatattaaattataccaaTTTAATCCCATTATACCATAGCAATAATATTCATAGCCAGCCCTATTCCCAAATCATGTACATATCATGTTTTATCACATGTAGCGTTTGATATCGCACCAGTTACGTTAATCCCCGTAAATTTTCAAAGCTGTTATTTTAGCCAGCTCGTAGTAACAGGAATTTTCCGCGCACAGGAGTGACTCAAAGTATAGAAATTTCAACAGCGTCTatattatagaatttatttaaaaggacTTTAAACGTTATTTCTTTTAGTGCTTAATTTTCCTACTATTTAGTGCCGCAAAATATCGTTATCCTGCAATTATCATTGATTCATTCCAAATTCTACCTATTTCTTCACAGGACGAAACGCCACTATTCCTAGGCGCGCGTGAAGGGTCTTTCGGCGCGTGCCGTGCTCTCCTCGACGCGCTCGCCAACCGCGAGATCACGGACCACATGGACCGCCTGCCGCGGGACGTGGCGCAGGAGCGAATGCACGACGATATCGTGCGGCTGCTCGACGACCACTGTCCAAGACACCCGCCGCAGCATCATCATCTTATGCGTAAGTTTATTATCAAAGATCTCTATCGTTATAGCCCAGAACTCCTTTTGGGCTTACAAATACCTATTGTTCTTAGATTTATTACCAGCTTTTTCGAAACGggcaaaaaatacaatatattgactatttcaatttattagattttgaattaaaataaatttggattgaatttgttttttttttcatattataaatttcaAACGGTCACTGCAGCATATTAACCACCAAAAGGAAGTATCTGTTTTAAACATACAGCTAAGTAGTGTATGGCTTTGCACAGTGACCCAAAAGATAGCTTGGCCTGTATTTCTAATTCCCTTTTTCAAAATCCACGTGGAAATATGCCAAACTACAATATtgcaagtaaataatatactcgTGCCCAATAAGCCCAAAAATATACACTAACAtcttaattacttatattttctaGTTTAGTTAATTGCCCTATGATTTGAATAACAACTCTAATTTGTCTCTTTCTCTCTCCAGCATCACCAAACCCGCACCCGCAGTTGATCAGCCAGCCCACGGTGATCAGCACGGCTGCGAAGGGCAAGCCGAAGAAGGCGCGCGCCAAGGCCGGCCCCGACAGCCCGCAGGACCAGCCCTACGACAACAATAACTTGCAAACTACGCAGATTAGACGGTCAGTTACACTAATTTTCTATGTTTGTATAAAGAGTCTTAATGCAGAATGTAAATATTCAACATGCTTGATAAAGTGTGTAGATTGtagaaatttaaaattcagaaaatatttaacaacattttGCTGTCTGTACATGATATAACGCATCCAGTTTTCTACTTTCGTTATATGCttaagtgaaaatatttgtttgtaggtAACAAAATACCTCCTAGTAAACACGATTTTCTTGATATTATAAAGCGTTaagatttataaatgttttgttttgtgtaacAGGAAAGCGAGTGTAAAAAAGACGAATAAGAAAGTGGCACAAGAAGTGCCACAGAGTGTGGAGAGCCTCGGCTCAAGCCTCAGCCCTGTTGAATCTCCGCTACAAAATTTACAGGTAAGTTCACTCATTGATACAGCAATATTCTTCAGTTTTGCTAGTCTCTTTATATTTAGAAAGCGTCTCTAACGGTTCAAAATTCCAACATAAATTGTTCTGAATGTAAGACTTTAGAGACAGGAAAGAAACGTAATTAGGAATACTCTAAATTTGGATAATGTGCATGAATTTCAAGCTATTTAACCGTTACCCAAGATGCTTAAACAAAGCATAAAATTGGATAGCAATATAAGCATGAGATTGGACAGTAATTTATGTGTCTTAAAGTATATGGAGATAAATTTGGAACATGTTTTAATGTGGTGTTGTTCGTCAGGACTTGCCGTCGCCGTACGACGCGACGTCGCTGTACTCGAACGCCATGGCGCAGTTCGTGCTGGAGCCGCGCGTGCAGCACAAGCAGCCGCCCAGCTATGAGGACTGCGTCAAGGTATTACACACTACATACTACACACTGCACACCCTATGTACCTATATTCCACCTATCTATCTCTTACTTCATCTCTTCACAAGTCCTCACATCTATTGGGGAGAGATTTTTACGCGATTATGAACTTTCGATACTGAACTTCTGCTCTGGGTTCAAAATTTTAAAcgtattgatttttttaacgtATTGATagttacaagaaaaaaaacacaatctTAAATCATTCATTCCGAAAACACTGAGGATTAATATGTCATCGAGTCAGTTATACAATAGACAatccaaaaatgttttaaacttgTTAGAATATACCCACTTTCTATCAAAAATTATACTCTCTTGTTATAATGCAAATACACCTTTGTAAAAGAActtaatgtatgtaaaattgGACACAATTGAACATGAGTAGTGGCACATCCCACAGACGGGCGCGGCGCTGCAGCAGTCGTTCGGCGGCGGCCTGTCCTCTCTGTCGCCGCCCTACTCCAACCACTCGCCCACGCACAGCAACCACACCACGTCGCCGCATGCTTATAtaggtaagttattttatatactacttATCACCTGCTATAGATAAAGTCTGTCCAATGAATCTTCTATGAGTAGCATTTGCTCTTGCTGTTTCGCTCGCGTGGAAATcaattccaaaaatatttgctaCGAGTATCTTACTGCCCTTACTTAATTTTGGAAATTACAGTCACAATGTACCTAATAACAACACATTACTTataattcatcatctgctatagAAGGACACTATCCAATGAATCTTTTATGTGTAGTAATTACTTGTTGATACGCTCCCGTGGAAATCAATTCCAAAAATTTTTGCTACGAGTATCTTACGCCCTTagttaattttagtaataacaGTCACACTATATCTAATAACACTTTGTATTAGGTGTTAATAGaagtttaattaagaaaaagaaaaaataaaagaaataagaaaaataaaagtgcaTGTGACTTTAATACGTCTAGGTTAAGGTTTGATACCTGAGTCTTAAAACTTTACAATGGAACAAAAATAGTTCTATTGGATATTATGCAATAAATCTTTATCGATCTACCATGAAGgacaacaaaaagaaaaactatattttttggttGTACCGTTCAATTGCATAACAGTGGCCAACAACATGCACTGATCAATCATTATGTATTCAATATACCAAAGTAATTTGTGTGTTTGTGCAGGTTCCCCGTCCCCGGGCAAGTCTCGGCCGTCACTGCCGACGTCGCCAGCACACATGGCGGCTCTGCGCCACTCACATCAACATCAGCTCGACGCCGCGGCATACTCCGCGCTTGCGCATCTAAGTAAGTACATCACACTACTGATTTACAACGATCGTATTTAGTAGTAAAACGCCTTTGGTTCGAATCCCTATATTGAAAAACGTTTGGACGAGTTTTAAGCagtgagtaaaaaaaaataccgaaaaATAGCAATAACCAAGTTCCATTGACACTTCacaacaaaaagaaaatcacTGGAAGTGGGTTTCTGCTATATATGTCTTATATGTTTATGTAGCTCTACCTACCTACCCTTTAGTAGGCAAATAggcgttttaaaaaaaaattgtccaaaaattattttacgctTGTAGTTAAGTTAGTTATTCTAatggtgttttgttttgtaggtGCTAACGGGCAACACAACGCACAGCTACAAGCTATGATGACTCACGCGACTGCGCTCGGACAAGTGCAAGGCGCGCAGCATCCAGCTCTCACTAATATGATGTCAAGTAAGTACcaacaatatttacatatatttagttttacttaAGACTTCTAGCGTTAGCTAGTTTATAGCAAACtttgttcaaagataaataggttgttattgaaaaaaatacttatttatttatacttacttcCTCACTAAATTACACGGTCTCCAGTAAATGTAGATAGACTTACTTTCGATTGTCAATATTAGTTTGCATAGAAGAATAGCACAGGCtccaaatatttatacattcttGCAGTATAACTTAGCATAAGTTTCAATACGAAAAAGTTAATAATCTACCACATTGCCTAAATGTAAACTAGCTACTAGATAATTACCctctcattcataaaaatatatgaagctatgaaaggcttataaagagtttcgtttctttcactccttagcgaagtgaaaaagagaaaacatattatagcagttttttaactaaaataggtttatagtgtgtttatgaataagagggttagattATAGGAATTTCAGTAATGAGTTCATAGGTTACagattaataatattcattttcttTTCCAGGTCTATACGGCGGATGGGGCATAGGCGATACATTCCCCACCCCCTCCCCGGAGTCTCCCGACCACTGGTCATCGCCCTCCCCGCAGACACCCTTGACACAATCCCCGCACTCTGATTGGTCGGACCGCGCCGCGCTCTCGCCCAATGAGATACAGCAGACCAACAAAGGCGCTACGGAAGCCATTTATATATAGAAGTAGGTTAGAGCAATTTTAAATGTTCTGTCAAAAGTATTGTTGGATTGTAGGGGGCGCTAGTTAGGCTTGAGGTCATGGCTattcatgtttttaattttaaacttacaaaTAGTGTATTTTCCGAtagtattgttgttttttagttttccaTATTTTTCAGATGATTGTAGAAGTGGTAAATATTGTGATGTGTTctgttttttactttattttttatttctagcaACACTAGGTTAAAGGGTTgcttattgtaatattttaattatttttttttatattgccaAGCCATGATCTTCACAAAACTGCGCACTATATCCAACAAACCCTAAAAGGTGCGAACATAAAACAAGCAATGTACAGAGCGATCGAcgtgtaatataaaatgttcgGCGTCCATTGCGCCGCGGCGACGACGTCCGACTCAGTGCCGTATACATAGACTGACTTGTATGTACAGCATGACGATGTATAGGTTAACGTAAGAACTAACATCCCGACTCACTTGCATTCCTTTTCggtgtatttttatatgcatTTATAATGAAGTTATTTGTAAgagaatataaatgaaataataatatgtggaaTAAATTAGAAAGAATTAAAGAAAagattgaaaattgtattttcatacttgttaattaaaaatactttatgtaaGTACTATATTGTACATTATTGTTTACATATGAAAACTATTGATACCCGCGAGATGTAAGGCACTAATTTCATATTTTGCTCCATAGTGCAAACTTTATACTATGaagataagtttttaaaatttcgaCAATATACAACATGTTACTTATAAACGCGCACCCTCaaattaatatgattatatcattagtattaaaaacaatacttcATATACTGTTTTTCAAGTAAACGGTTATTAAAGTCTGAACTGGCAATTGCATCATCTTCTTTTACGGTTACAATGGGTATATTATTTTCCCAGACAAGATAATATAGGTATGTCCCAACTGACtaatttaatagaatattattaaccTCCAGATAAAGCTATCCGGCAGTTATGTAGGCAAATATACAGAGTATTAAAATCCACAAAagaaattttcatcaaaatgaaAGCCTGGCTATGACTatggtaaacaaaaaaaattaataaaaaagggTGTGCCAttaaatttcatgtttttttttaaataaaaatacaccgATGATATTCACATATAAAAGACAGTTGTTACgttgttgttattattaatatttagttgtTAGTCTTCGACCGTTGGGTTAAAGCATATGAGATTGTTAGTGCAGTGCGCCTGCACACACTTTGAAAGGAAATTATTTATGTGTGATTCTGATGCACTTACAAATGTGCTTTTAGTGTAGATAGATAAACATTTTGTTGCTTAagctgaaataaataatttaaaatattaaaacatccCACATGCCTGAGAGTTAGTCGAGTAGAGtctccgcacttggccagcgtggtgaacttgAAGGCCGAAACTCTTTGTTACGAGAGGAGAACCTTGCTAAGCACATAGGACATtatgaaatttgttaaaaattatttacataattcaaGGTTTAGTTGTTTGTACTTTTGCATAAATgttgttgataaaatattattttttgtagaaattagTAACTTTTCTGATGTTTTCAATGCATTTCACAGGAGTGTACAAAATACCATATGTAACGACAATTCGTAAGAGTATCAATTCAAGTTATGTCCTCATTTTATGAGcagaaaataaatcttaatagaAAAGCTACATTTAATTTTTCTCAAATAAATTTTTACTTCGGCTTAAGAAACAAACTGTATTtagtatataaaagtaatattgacTGAGATTGATGCCCGTCATCGCATTTTCtcacttttttgtatttttattatttgtttcgcagaattttattatttgatctgGCAATAATCtcagtttttaatattatagtctGTAGTTAACATATCTTCCGTTTGCGAATCATTCCAGTATTTTGCTTCCATTTTTAAGTGTACAGAGGGCGGGAAAATAAAGACGTTAgtagtaaaattgtttaaaaatgccACCTCTGGTTTACGGTGCATATTCCCCAATTTATTTAAGATCTCATCCATTCCATGTTCGCTTTAATATGACAATTAGTTAGTAAAAGCGGGACCACACATGCTCAATTTTACTCAATTCCATAACATACTCTTTAcactgtaatatattttataattttaagtatttttaatgttttttagcTTCCGATGTTGTATCgctaaatgtaaatatttttatcatttttttatacatgtaagtaatatttaaattcgaTGAAATAACTGATCTTCGTAGATGTAGTTAgttatagatttttgtttttaatttttttgtgtcATCGTATTGTGCCAATGAGCAGATTTTGAATACTGTACCGTGTAAAGCACAGATATTAAATATGTGTATTACTAGTTTGTAAACTTAGATCTATGGTTAAGCGAATTGTGCTTCCTAAAGCTTGTTATAAGAGAATAATGAAACTCTGCAGACATTGGTCGAAGTACAAAAGTAACTTTTCAGAAAATTTACGAGTTTTGCACAAAATTGAGACTGTTGTTATAAGAGAGGTAAATTCAtgacaatattgtatttttgtaactttatatgAATCTGGCATTTTGTAATGTACCCGTGACACGTTTGTAATGCAAAGGcacttttgttataaaatataagacaATGATGATGGAGCGGTAAAGGGACGGTCATCATGGTCTACTCCGTGTGCCTTTTAGTTCTTACGTTTGTAATTTAAACTATTACATTAGTTTAGTTTCATAGCTGTAGTTgataaaactgtaaatatattttaaaacaattattttcattgaagataattgcatttaaatgtaaggaaaaaatgaaattttaataaatgttctcCCGTAATGAcaataaaggaataaaataaagtttgcgatgttttctttataatttaagtataaaattatagctGTGGTAAAATACTAATAGAAAAGTAAGTATTTCAGTTTTTACTGCTTGATTATATaactatttactaaaaataggAAATGATACATATACTTAACAAACGTCCAAAGAAATATCACCGTTCTATCATCTTACGGCTTCATTGtcttaaaataaagattatattattgatagtgtaaaaaaaaacctaattcacatattattattaaaccactaaaataattaattcattaaagaATTAGTGTagcttcaaaataataatattatttttgatgtgTATCCGA
Above is a window of Anticarsia gemmatalis isolate Benzon Research Colony breed Stoneville strain chromosome 2, ilAntGemm2 primary, whole genome shotgun sequence DNA encoding:
- the N gene encoding neurogenic locus Notch protein isoform X2, which gives rise to MLCYKMWSRNFIPDYGIPLLSFFVLLSTLATRIDGVEGFVSCSPSPCKNGGTCLTTPRGEYLCNCTSRYAGEFCQHLNPCHSESSPRCQNGGTCRVRPGVGGGPPSFACDCPLGFSASLCEIRIPAACDSEPCLHGGTCRLTSLDTYECDCPPGYTGNECSHEDHCASQPCRNGGRCVADNSTTAGYSCDCPPGFTGSRCTEDVVECSSGSGPCHHGRCFNTHGSYTCVCEPGYTGRDCDAEYVPCEPSPCHHDGRCTPMDQLRYECDCPPGYRGQNCEIDIDDCPGHLCQNGATCVDGLNSYTCQCPPTFTGTLCDTDVDECALRPSVCQNGATCTNSVGGFSCICVNGWTGSECSVNIDDCAGAACFNGATCIDRVGAFYCKCTPGKTGLLCHLDDACTSNPCHADAICDTSPINGSYTCSCASGYKGLDCSEDINECEQGSPCEHDGICVNTPGSFRCNCSVGFTGPRCETNVNECESHPCRNDGSCLDDPGTFRCVCMPGFTGTQCEVEIDECANNPCLNGGVCHDMINAFRCTCVVGFTGARCQVNIDDCASSPCRNGGVCHDSIAGYTCVCPPGYTGLSCETNINDCLSAPCHRGECIDGDNSFTCNCHPGYTGRVCQTQINECESNPCQFGGHCEDLIGGYQCRCKPGTSGRNCEINVNECYSNPCRNGATCIDGINRYTCECIPGFTGQHCETNINECLSNPCANGGKCIDRINGFRCECPRGYYDARCLSDVNECETNPCINGGSCEDGVNQFICHCLPGYGGQRCERDIDECSSNPCQHGGTCHDRLNAYKCDCVLGFTGVNCETNIDDCAGNPCLHGGSCIDLVNGYRCVCAPPHSGRNCENTLDPCTPNQCRHGGRCVAEASYAEFTCQCPVGWTGALCERDVDECAVTAPCHNEATCINTEGSYACLCARGYEGKDCAINTDDCASYPCQNGATCLDSIGDYNCVCASGFEGKDCKVDIDECQSRPCMNGATCNQYVASYTCTCPLGFSGINCQTNDEDCTESSCMNGGTCIDGVNSYNCSCAPGYTGSNCQFRINMCDSSPCDNGATCHDHITYYTCHCPYGYMGKHCEGYVNWCEVNPCENGATCSQKGPQYTCTCAPGWSGKLCDVEMVSCNDAAIRKGVKLKQLCNNGSCEDIGNSHRCHCLDGYTGSYCQKEINECDSAPCQNGAVCKDLVGTYQCQCAKGFQGQNCELNVNDCLPNPCQNGGTCHDLINNFSCSCPFGTLGKICEINVNDCMQDACHNNGTCIDKVGGFECKCPPGFVGPRCEGDINECLSNPCSIPGTQDCVQLVNDYHCNCKLGYMGRHCDAKVNFCANSPCQNGGVCKAATAIQGGHKCLCSDGYYGKNCEYSGYACDSNPCQNGGYCHTSEIGGYVCDCPSGLSGVNCEIDSMNECLSNPCKHPEARCIDKPGDYLCYCPRQWTGKSCDIHDPHSRGGYGSPVNGGFSSKNPSLTFEELDLAFQREQCVKKGCKEKRGDHHCDEECNTYACDFDGNDCTLGINPWANCTAPIKCWEVFMDGECNEVCNTQACLFDGRDCQKSLQRCNPIYDAYCQKHYANGHCDYGCNNAECNWDGLDCENEPPHLAEGVMSVTLLMDMRTFKENSVAFLRDLGHTLRTTVVIKKDHLGNDLVKEKGQSGVQVYLEIDNRKCTTSESECFFTAKEAAEFLAATASKHSLSPDFPIMQIQGMSPPEIDDIATNSKYVFIGVILVLLAGLLIGVLVTAQRKRAAGITWFPEGFIRNNSSTRRHSRRRVPDGQEMRNLNKGSIGCIDVDINGGHMGPPHHWSDEDDDGSAPPRAKRARGPGDANGAPGGYASDHTAITDYEEAGHDSRVWTQQHLDAADIRVPPSMMTPPAIHDSHGVEVDARGPLGMTPLMVAAVRGGGLDAGSDAEDEQTAHIIADLVAQGAQLNAAMDKTGETSLHLAARYARADAAKRLLDAGADANSQDNTGRTPLHAAVAADAMGVFQILLRNRATNLNARMHDGTTPLILAARLAIEGMVEDLINADADINAADNSGKTALHWAAAVNNIDAVNVLLAHGANRDAQDDKDETPLFLGAREGSFGACRALLDALANREITDHMDRLPRDVAQERMHDDIVRLLDDHCPRHPPQHHHLMPSPNPHPQLISQPTVISTAAKGKPKKARAKAGPDSPQDQPYDNNNLQTTQIRRKASVKKTNKKVAQEVPQSVESLGSSLSPVESPLQNLQDLPSPYDATSLYSNAMAQFVLEPRVQHKQPPSYEDCVKTGAALQQSFGGGLSSLSPPYSNHSPTHSNHTTSPHAYIGSPSPGKSRPSLPTSPAHMAALRHSHQHQLDAAAYSALAHLSANGQHNAQLQAMMTHATALGQVQGAQHPALTNMMSSLYGGWGIGDTFPTPSPESPDHWSSPSPQTPLTQSPHSDWSDRAALSPNEIQQTNKGATEAIYI